A window from Bacteroidota bacterium encodes these proteins:
- a CDS encoding NADP-dependent malic enzyme has protein sequence MKTTKQEALDYHSSGRKGKIEVIPTKPCITQRDLSLAYTPGVAQPCLEIEKDPMLAYEYTAKGNLVAVVSNGTAVLGLGDIGPLGGKPVMEGKGVLFKRFADIDVFDIELNSKDPDEIVRAVQMLEPTFGGINLEDIKAPECFYIEEKCKQTMNIPVFHDDQHGTAIISGAALINAVELSGKKLSEVKIVVNGAGASAISCSRLYVKLGAKIENITLCDSKGAIYKGRTEGMNEFKQEFAHETDARTLADAIKGADVFVGLSKGNVVSKEMVASMAPNCIVFAMANPDPEITYEDATSVRKDIIMATGRSDYPNQINNVLGFPFIFRGALDVQASAINDEMKLAASYALAALAKEEVPDSVRRAYEGQELEYGTDYIVPKPFDTRVLTWVAPAVAKAAMETGVARKPIANFDAYKEQLLERLGVSQEIVRRTIHMAQRLKTGSLVFSEGNNPKILRAAQIIKDMEIANPILIGNREEILPMMEEHSVDPEGLTIVSPFDWDKSEMYVDEFYKHRQRKGITREEARRLLTRHRHKNYFAAMMVRMGDADAMIAGMTSHYPETIRPALEVLDLAPGVSRVSGMYILIIKGKVYFFADTTVNVDPNPEELAEIAILSARAVKRFDIEPRVAMLSFSNFGSAPSISSNKVKKATEIVKRLAPDILVEGEMQADTAVVPDILNNLYPFSSLKSRANVLIFPNLDSGNIAYKLLNRIGGAEVVGPILNGFSKPVYVLQRGAEVDDVVNMAAFAMVEAKRK, from the coding sequence AGACAACAAAGCAGGAGGCTTTGGACTACCACAGTAGCGGTAGAAAAGGGAAAATAGAAGTTATCCCAACGAAGCCCTGCATTACACAGAGAGACCTGTCTCTCGCATACACCCCGGGAGTGGCACAACCATGCCTTGAGATCGAAAAAGATCCCATGCTCGCTTATGAATATACAGCAAAAGGTAATCTTGTAGCTGTAGTGAGCAATGGTACTGCTGTGCTTGGACTCGGAGATATCGGACCCCTTGGTGGTAAACCTGTGATGGAAGGCAAGGGAGTCCTTTTCAAAAGATTTGCTGACATCGATGTTTTTGACATCGAATTAAACAGTAAAGACCCCGATGAGATCGTAAGAGCTGTCCAGATGCTCGAACCGACTTTCGGTGGTATCAACCTTGAAGATATTAAAGCGCCCGAATGTTTCTACATTGAAGAGAAATGCAAGCAGACGATGAACATCCCTGTTTTCCATGATGACCAGCATGGAACAGCAATCATCAGCGGTGCCGCACTTATTAACGCAGTCGAACTTTCCGGGAAAAAACTTTCTGAAGTGAAGATTGTTGTAAACGGTGCCGGAGCATCCGCCATATCGTGCTCAAGACTCTATGTAAAACTTGGTGCAAAAATCGAAAATATCACTCTCTGCGATTCCAAAGGCGCCATCTATAAAGGCAGAACTGAAGGAATGAATGAGTTTAAGCAGGAATTTGCGCATGAGACCGATGCCAGAACCCTCGCTGACGCAATAAAAGGTGCAGATGTTTTTGTCGGGCTGTCAAAAGGAAATGTTGTTTCCAAAGAGATGGTCGCAAGCATGGCTCCAAATTGCATAGTATTTGCCATGGCTAACCCTGATCCCGAAATCACCTATGAAGATGCCACCTCTGTAAGGAAAGACATCATCATGGCAACCGGGCGTTCCGACTATCCGAATCAGATCAACAATGTTCTCGGCTTCCCTTTCATTTTCCGCGGAGCTCTTGATGTGCAGGCATCAGCAATCAACGATGAAATGAAACTTGCAGCATCATACGCCCTCGCAGCACTTGCCAAGGAAGAGGTTCCTGACAGTGTGAGACGGGCTTACGAAGGACAGGAACTGGAATACGGAACAGACTACATCGTGCCGAAACCTTTCGATACCAGAGTGCTTACATGGGTCGCCCCTGCGGTGGCAAAAGCTGCAATGGAGACAGGTGTAGCAAGAAAACCGATCGCCAATTTCGATGCATATAAAGAACAGCTTCTTGAGAGGCTGGGAGTGTCACAGGAAATCGTAAGAAGAACCATTCATATGGCTCAAAGACTGAAGACCGGCTCACTCGTCTTCTCAGAGGGGAACAACCCGAAGATTCTCCGTGCCGCACAGATTATAAAAGACATGGAAATTGCTAATCCGATTCTCATCGGCAACCGTGAAGAAATTCTCCCGATGATGGAAGAACACAGTGTTGATCCCGAGGGATTGACAATTGTTTCCCCATTTGACTGGGATAAATCTGAAATGTATGTGGACGAATTCTACAAACACCGTCAGAGAAAAGGAATCACCCGCGAGGAAGCAAGAAGGCTCCTTACCCGTCACCGTCACAAAAATTATTTTGCAGCGATGATGGTCAGAATGGGCGATGCAGATGCGATGATAGCCGGTATGACTTCACATTATCCCGAAACTATCAGACCCGCACTCGAAGTTCTCGATTTGGCACCCGGTGTAAGCCGCGTTTCAGGTATGTACATTCTGATTATCAAAGGCAAGGTTTATTTCTTTGCTGATACTACTGTGAATGTCGATCCGAATCCTGAAGAACTTGCAGAGATTGCAATACTGTCTGCAAGGGCAGTAAAACGGTTTGACATCGAACCCAGAGTCGCAATGCTTTCATTCAGCAATTTTGGAAGTGCCCCGTCAATCTCCAGCAACAAAGTAAAGAAGGCCACCGAAATTGTAAAACGGCTGGCTCCCGATATTCTTGTTGAAGGTGAAATGCAGGCAGATACAGCAGTTGTGCCCGATATCCTCAACAATCTCTATCCATTCTCATCTCTGAAGAGCAGAGCAAATGTGTTGATCTTCCCGAATCTCGATTCAGGGAACATAGCATACAAACTCCTCAACAGAATTGGGGGTGCCGAAGTGGTGGGACCAATCCTTAACGGTTTCAGCAAACCTGTTTATGTTCTGCAACGCGGCGCTGAAGTGGATGATGTTGTAAATATGGCAGCATTCGCTATGGTGGAAGCGAAAAGAAAATAG
- the tyrS gene encoding tyrosine--tRNA ligase has protein sequence MWNNIVDELEWRGLIYQSTPLDQLKERLKEGPITLYAGFDPTADSLHIGHLIPILGLRRFQQAGNKVICVVGGATALLGDPSGKEAERELSADDLVKNWAVIFEGQLSQYLDFTGDNAAVMTNNYDWISTISAFEYLREIGKKFSVNVMVTKESVKRRLQDPDKGISYTEFSYMIMQAFDYFKLNENYNCELQIGGSDQWGNITAGMDLIWKKKNKKVHCMTFPLIQTADGKKIGKTEAGTVWLDKKRTSPYELYQYWLNVDDRDVIKFLKFYTFLSKEEIEELEAVHNSDPGRRMAHRKLAEEITSLIHGRDEMLGAVAASKALFGEAEISSINESTFESLCKTTPFVQLSANETVPALVDILVLAGFYPSKGAARRDITGGGIYFNNNRITDPEFTPAAGDFLFGKYFVLRKGKKNFKLGLFS, from the coding sequence ATGTGGAATAACATTGTTGATGAACTTGAATGGCGCGGACTCATTTACCAGTCGACACCGCTTGATCAGTTAAAAGAAAGACTTAAAGAGGGACCAATAACCTTGTATGCAGGATTCGACCCTACGGCAGATTCCCTGCACATCGGACACCTGATTCCCATCCTCGGACTGCGCAGGTTCCAGCAGGCAGGTAACAAGGTTATTTGTGTGGTGGGAGGAGCTACCGCTCTACTTGGCGACCCTTCAGGCAAAGAAGCTGAAAGAGAACTGAGCGCCGATGATCTCGTAAAGAACTGGGCTGTAATCTTCGAAGGACAACTCTCACAGTACCTCGACTTTACAGGTGACAACGCAGCTGTAATGACCAACAACTACGACTGGATAAGCACCATTTCCGCTTTCGAATATCTGCGTGAAATTGGCAAAAAGTTCTCTGTGAATGTGATGGTAACAAAGGAATCGGTGAAACGCAGACTTCAGGACCCCGACAAGGGAATCTCCTACACAGAGTTCAGCTATATGATTATGCAGGCTTTTGACTATTTCAAACTGAATGAAAATTACAACTGCGAACTTCAGATTGGCGGCAGCGATCAGTGGGGTAACATCACAGCCGGTATGGATCTTATCTGGAAAAAGAAGAATAAAAAAGTTCATTGCATGACCTTCCCTCTTATCCAAACCGCTGACGGCAAGAAAATTGGTAAAACCGAAGCAGGCACTGTATGGCTGGATAAAAAGCGGACATCGCCTTACGAGTTATACCAGTACTGGTTGAATGTGGACGACAGGGATGTTATCAAGTTCCTTAAATTCTACACTTTCCTCTCAAAGGAGGAAATAGAAGAACTCGAAGCAGTTCACAATTCCGACCCCGGAAGAAGAATGGCTCACAGAAAGCTCGCTGAAGAGATTACCTCTCTCATACATGGCAGAGATGAAATGCTTGGTGCAGTTGCTGCCTCGAAAGCGCTCTTTGGTGAAGCAGAGATTTCGTCGATCAATGAATCCACTTTTGAATCATTGTGCAAGACCACACCGTTTGTTCAATTGAGTGCAAACGAAACAGTTCCTGCATTGGTCGATATTCTTGTACTCGCAGGTTTTTACCCGAGCAAAGGTGCTGCCAGAAGAGATATAACGGGTGGCGGTATCTACTTCAACAACAACAGAATAACAGACCCTGAATTTACCCCTGCAGCCGGAGATTTTCTTTTTGGCAAATATTTTGTGCTGAGAAAAGGAAAGAAAAACTTCAAGCTGGGGCTTTTCAGCTAA
- a CDS encoding YraN family protein has translation MSSIETGKIGEKIAEEYLIKNGFKILDKNWRESHGELDIVALDNTTLVFIEVKYRSDENFIDIQHAISRAKVKNLKKYAQKYMFKTTVFYEEIRFDFIGVLPNPDGSYRIEHDPDYIGWRD, from the coding sequence GTGTCTTCCATTGAAACAGGAAAAATCGGCGAGAAAATCGCCGAAGAGTATCTCATCAAAAACGGATTTAAGATACTCGATAAAAACTGGAGAGAAAGTCACGGTGAACTCGATATTGTAGCCCTCGACAACACCACCCTCGTCTTCATCGAAGTAAAATATCGAAGTGATGAAAATTTCATCGATATTCAGCACGCAATCTCCCGTGCAAAGGTAAAAAATCTGAAAAAATACGCACAAAAGTATATGTTCAAAACCACTGTTTTCTACGAAGAAATCCGTTTTGACTTTATCGGCGTACTCCCCAATCCCGACGGATCTTACAGAATCGAACATGATCCTGATTACATCGGATGGAGAGACTGA
- a CDS encoding 4Fe-4S binding protein yields MLRKIITINEELCDGCGECVPACHEGALQIIDGKARLISDLFCDGLGACIGECPTGALQIVEREAEPYNETKVMEYIVKGGPNVIKAHLEHLLDHNEIEFFTEALDYLKANKIINPLALQPEGSPLTDQKQNAGHHGGGSCGCKGSAEQTIKRVEIKTDTAPVGFEQPSELTHWPIQLHLLNPQAGFFRNADLLLAADCAGFVSTAFHPKYLSGKAMAIACPKLDSNKEAYVEKLIDMIDYSNLNSISVVIMKVPCCAGLAQLAMRAQQLAVRKVPVYITVLDLDGSELETYRAA; encoded by the coding sequence ATGCTTAGAAAAATAATTACAATAAATGAAGAGCTTTGCGACGGTTGCGGCGAGTGTGTCCCTGCATGTCACGAAGGTGCACTTCAAATAATCGACGGTAAAGCCCGTTTGATCTCCGACCTCTTTTGCGATGGTCTCGGTGCCTGCATCGGGGAATGTCCCACGGGAGCCCTGCAAATTGTTGAACGGGAGGCTGAACCGTACAACGAAACAAAAGTGATGGAGTACATCGTCAAAGGTGGTCCCAATGTGATCAAAGCTCATCTCGAACATCTCCTCGACCACAACGAGATAGAGTTTTTTACCGAGGCTCTTGACTACCTGAAAGCCAACAAAATAATCAATCCTTTGGCGCTTCAACCTGAAGGCTCACCATTGACTGATCAAAAGCAAAATGCCGGGCATCACGGTGGTGGTTCATGCGGGTGCAAAGGTTCCGCTGAACAGACCATAAAAAGAGTGGAAATTAAAACTGATACAGCACCGGTCGGCTTTGAGCAGCCAAGCGAACTGACTCACTGGCCCATTCAGTTACACCTCCTGAATCCCCAAGCTGGTTTTTTCCGGAATGCCGACCTCCTTTTGGCGGCAGACTGTGCCGGATTTGTCTCGACAGCCTTTCATCCAAAATATCTGAGTGGCAAGGCAATGGCTATTGCCTGTCCAAAACTTGACAGTAACAAAGAAGCGTATGTTGAGAAACTGATTGATATGATTGACTATTCAAATTTGAATTCGATTTCAGTCGTGATAATGAAAGTACCCTGCTGTGCCGGACTTGCACAACTTGCGATGCGGGCACAACAACTCGCAGTAAGAAAAGTACCCGTCTATATCACCGTACTCGATCTGGATGGTTCGGAACTTGAAACCTACAGAGCAGCCTGA